A DNA window from Mobula hypostoma chromosome 3, sMobHyp1.1, whole genome shotgun sequence contains the following coding sequences:
- the pcdh7b gene encoding protocadherin-7b isoform X4, whose translation MSFCVPLALLLLTAAVLVSAKQALRYRITEEGAADVRIGNVASDLGIVAGSGEVTFSLESGSEYFKIDNITGELSTTGRRIDREKLPQCQRIFDANECFIDFEVSVIGPAQSWVDLHDGQVVVDDINDNAPAFPSPVLTLTVEENRPVGTLYLLPTATDRDFGTNGIERYELLQLQDESGQASRRGLEPARGNGGKELTPGGGSDDPGPGGNNVFELQVADTPDGGKQPQLIVKGALDRELRDSYELRLRASDGGRSPRSSSALLRVLISDVNDNSPRFERQLYEARLPENSPAGSRILQLRAGDPDTGVNGQVEYAFGGASEAARRLLRLDENSGWLSVLRRIDREEVSQLRFGVLARDRGQPPRTDRATVLLAIGDQNDNAPLVDIRKIGRIVVRDGAASVAEDVLVDTPVALVQVSDRDQGENGAVTCTVVGDVPFQLRPASETDTDQQQQQQQQQPRKKKYFLHTSAPLDYESVREYSVVIVAVDSGSPSLSSNNSLLVRVADVNDNPPIFPRAVYRLSIPENNLPGDLVAAVVATDADDGKNAELGYSLDAAAAGVFSIDPVKGAIRANLVLDREQTERYEFRVMARDRGTPSLQGSATVVVQVQDTNDNEPRFMQDLFTFYVKENLPPNSPVGMVTVMDADQGKNAEMSLFIEEDNNVFSIDNDTGTIYSTISFDREQQTTYSFKVKAVDGGEPPKSSTAMISLYVMDDNDNPPTITFPKNASYTLLPPSSNLRTVVATVLATDSDTGINADLNYSIVGGNPFKLFEIDSASGVISLVGKLTQKHYGLHRLVVQVNDSGQPSQYTTAMVHVFVNESVSNATIVEAQIARSLRTSLKQDIAGDPNYEMSKQRLSIVIGVVAGVMTVILIILVVVLARYCRPKKSKNGYEAGKKDPEDFFTPQQHDKSKKPKKDKKNKKAKQPLYSSIVTVEASKPNGQRYDSVHEKLTESPGMGCYHSMNGGPGSPDLGRHYKSSSPLPTVQLHPQSPTAGKKHQAVQELPPANTFVGTGDNISIESDHCSEYSCQTNNKYSKQIQGLCPM comes from the coding sequence ATGAGTTTCTGTGTACCACTGGCGCTTTTGCTGCTGACCGCCGCCGTCCTGGTGAGCGCAAAGCAAGCGCTCCGCTACCGGATCACCGAGGAGGGAGCAGCCGACGTGCGGATCGGCAACGTGGCCAGCGACTTGGGCATCGTGGCGGGCTCGGGAGAGGTGACTTTCAGCCTGGAGTCCGGCTCCGAGTACTTCAAGATCGACAACATAACGGGCGAGCTGAGCACTACCGGCCGGCGCATCGACCGCGAGAAGCTGCCGCAGTGCCAGCGCATCTTCGACGCGAACGAGTGCTTCATCGACTTCGAAGTGTCAGTGATCGGTCCGGCGCAGAGCTGGGTCGACCTTCACGACGGCCAGGTGGTGGTGGACGATATCAACGACAACGCTCCCGCCTTCCCTTCGCCCGTGCTCACGCTGACCGTGGAAGAGAACCGGCCGGTGGGCACCCTCTACCTCCTGCCCACCGCCACTGACCGCGACTTCGGCACCAATGGCATCGAGCGGTACGAACTGCTGCAGCTGCAAGACGAGAGTGGCCAGGCATCCAGGCGAGGGTTGGAACCGGCGCGGGGAAACGGCGGCAAGGAGCTGACTCCCGGCGGGGGCAGCGACGACCCGGGGCCGGGCGGCAACAATGTGTTTGAGCTCCAGGTGGCCGATACCCCGGACGGGGGCAAACAACCTCAACTGATCGTCAAGGGGGCTTTGGACAGGGAGCTGCGCGACTCCTACGAGCTGAGGCTGCGGGCGAGTGACGGCGGGCGGTCCCCTCGCTCCTCCAGTGCCCTGCTGAGGGTGCTCATCTCGGACGTGAATGACAACAGCCCTCGCTTCGAGCGGCAGCTCTACGAGGCCAGGCTGCCAGAGAACAGCCCGGCGGGCAGCCGCATCTTACAGTTGCGAGCTGGCGATCCGGACACTGGGGTGAACGGTCAGGTGGAGTACGCTTTCGGCGGGGCGAGCGAAGCGGCTCGGCGGCTGCTGCGTTTGGACGAGAACAGCGGCTGGTTGAGTGTGCTGCGCCGGATCGACCGCGAGGAGGTGAGCCAGCTCCGCTTCGGCGTCCTGGCTCGCGACCGGGGCCAACCCCCCCGCACGGACCGGGCCACCGTGCTGCTGGCCATCGGCGACCAGAATGACAATGCGCCGCTCGTTGACATCCGCAAAATCGGGCGCATCGTGGTGCGCGACGGCGCCGCCAGCGTGGCCGAGGACGTGCTGGTGGACACACCGGTGGCTCTGGTGCAAGTGTCGGACCGCGACCAGGGCGAGAATGGCGCCGTGACCTGCACAGTGGTCGGAGACGTGCCATTCCAGCTGAGGCCGGCCAGTGAGACCGACACCGaccagcagcagcaacaacagcaacaGCAGCCGAGGAAGAAGAAGTACTTCCTGCACACTTCGGCCCCGCTGGACTACGAGTCGGTAAGGGAATATTCTGTAGTAATCGTGGCCGTGGACTCGGGCAGTCCCAGCTTGTCCAGCAACAACTCCCTGCTGGTTAGAGTGGCGGACGTCAACGACAACCCACCCATCTTCCCGCGGGCCGTCTACCGGCTGTCCATCCCTGAGAATAACCTGCCCGGTGACCTGGTCGCCGCTGTGGTGGCCACTGACGCCGACGACGGCAAGAACGCTGAATTAGGCTACTCGCTGGATGCGGCGGCCGCCGGCGTTTTCTCTATCGACCCGGTCAAGGGTGCCATTCGAGCCAACCTGGTGCTCGACCGGGAACAGACGGAGCGGTACGAGTTCCGAGTGATGGCTCGGGACCGCGGCACCCCCTCCCTGCAGGGCAGCGCCACCGtggtggtccaggtgcaggacaCTAATGATAACGAGCCGCGCTTCATGCAGGACCTCTTCACTTTCTACGTGAAGGAGAACTTGCCGCCCAACAGCCCGGTTGGCATGGTGACTGTAATGGACGCCGACCAGGGCAAGAACGCCGAGATGAGTCTCTTCATTGAAGAGGACAATAATGTGTTCTCCATAGACAACGACACCGGTACCATCTACTCCACCATCTCCTTCGACAGGGAACAGCAGACCACCTACTCTTTCAAAGTGAAGGCCGTGGATGGAGGAGAGCCCCCGAAATCCTCCACAGCTATGATATCGCTGTATGTCATGGATGATAATGACAATCCGCCCACCATCACTTTCCCCAAGAACGCATCTTACACCCTGCTGCCTCCCTCCAGTAACTTAAGGACAGTTGTGGCCACAGTTCTGGCCACAGACAGTGACACTGGCATTAACGCTGACCTCAACTATAGCATTGTTGGAGGAAACCCCTTTAAACTTTTTGAGATTGATTCTGCCAGTGGAGTCATCTCCTTGGTGGGGAAGCTAACCCAGAAGCACTATGGGTTGCACCGGTTAGTGGTGCAGGTTAATGACAGTGGCCAGCCTTCCCAATACACCACTGCAATGGTTCATGTGTTTGTGAATGAGAGTGTCTCCAATGCTACCATAGTGGAGGCTCAGATAGCAAGGAGTCTCCGCACTTCCCTGAAACAAGATATTGCAGGTGACCCAAATTATGAGATGAGCAAACAAAGACTCAGCATTGTTATTGGAGTTGTTGCTGGTGTCATGACAGTGATCTTAATCATCTTGGTTGTGGTTTTGGCAAGATATTGTAGACCAAAAAAAAGCAAGAATGGATACGAGGCTGGCAAAAAAGATCCTGAAGACTTTTTCACACCCCAACAGCATGACAAGTCTAAGAAACCCAAAAAGGACAAAAAGAACAAAAAGGCCAAACAACCTCTGTACAGTAGCATTGTGACTGTGGAAGCATCAAAACCAAATGGACAGAGATATGACAGTGTGCATGAGAAGCTTACAGAGAGTCCTGGCATGGGATGTTATCACTCCATGAATGGTGGACCAGGGAGTCCTGATCTCGGAAGGCATTACAAATCCAGCTCTCCATTGCCAACAGTTCAGCttcacccccaatcacctactgCAGGGAAGAAACATCAGGCAGTGCAAGAACTCCCACCGGCCAATACTTTCGTAGGCACAGGAGATAACATCTCAATTGAATCAGATCATTGCTCGGAATACAGCTGTCAGACCAATAACAAGTACAGCAAGCAG
- the pcdh7b gene encoding protocadherin-7b isoform X3: MSFCVPLALLLLTAAVLVSAKQALRYRITEEGAADVRIGNVASDLGIVAGSGEVTFSLESGSEYFKIDNITGELSTTGRRIDREKLPQCQRIFDANECFIDFEVSVIGPAQSWVDLHDGQVVVDDINDNAPAFPSPVLTLTVEENRPVGTLYLLPTATDRDFGTNGIERYELLQLQDESGQASRRGLEPARGNGGKELTPGGGSDDPGPGGNNVFELQVADTPDGGKQPQLIVKGALDRELRDSYELRLRASDGGRSPRSSSALLRVLISDVNDNSPRFERQLYEARLPENSPAGSRILQLRAGDPDTGVNGQVEYAFGGASEAARRLLRLDENSGWLSVLRRIDREEVSQLRFGVLARDRGQPPRTDRATVLLAIGDQNDNAPLVDIRKIGRIVVRDGAASVAEDVLVDTPVALVQVSDRDQGENGAVTCTVVGDVPFQLRPASETDTDQQQQQQQQQPRKKKYFLHTSAPLDYESVREYSVVIVAVDSGSPSLSSNNSLLVRVADVNDNPPIFPRAVYRLSIPENNLPGDLVAAVVATDADDGKNAELGYSLDAAAAGVFSIDPVKGAIRANLVLDREQTERYEFRVMARDRGTPSLQGSATVVVQVQDTNDNEPRFMQDLFTFYVKENLPPNSPVGMVTVMDADQGKNAEMSLFIEEDNNVFSIDNDTGTIYSTISFDREQQTTYSFKVKAVDGGEPPKSSTAMISLYVMDDNDNPPTITFPKNASYTLLPPSSNLRTVVATVLATDSDTGINADLNYSIVGGNPFKLFEIDSASGVISLVGKLTQKHYGLHRLVVQVNDSGQPSQYTTAMVHVFVNESVSNATIVEAQIARSLRTSLKQDIAGDPNYEMSKQRLSIVIGVVAGVMTVILIILVVVLARYCRPKKSKNGYEAGKKDPEDFFTPQQHDKSKKPKKDKKNKKAKQPLYSSIVTVEASKPNGQRYDSVHEKLTESPGMGCYHSMNGGPGSPDLGRHYKSSSPLPTVQLHPQSPTAGKKHQAVQELPPANTFVGTGDNISIESDHCSEYSCQTNNKYSKQMSHLHPDVLHLSMRL; the protein is encoded by the coding sequence ATGAGTTTCTGTGTACCACTGGCGCTTTTGCTGCTGACCGCCGCCGTCCTGGTGAGCGCAAAGCAAGCGCTCCGCTACCGGATCACCGAGGAGGGAGCAGCCGACGTGCGGATCGGCAACGTGGCCAGCGACTTGGGCATCGTGGCGGGCTCGGGAGAGGTGACTTTCAGCCTGGAGTCCGGCTCCGAGTACTTCAAGATCGACAACATAACGGGCGAGCTGAGCACTACCGGCCGGCGCATCGACCGCGAGAAGCTGCCGCAGTGCCAGCGCATCTTCGACGCGAACGAGTGCTTCATCGACTTCGAAGTGTCAGTGATCGGTCCGGCGCAGAGCTGGGTCGACCTTCACGACGGCCAGGTGGTGGTGGACGATATCAACGACAACGCTCCCGCCTTCCCTTCGCCCGTGCTCACGCTGACCGTGGAAGAGAACCGGCCGGTGGGCACCCTCTACCTCCTGCCCACCGCCACTGACCGCGACTTCGGCACCAATGGCATCGAGCGGTACGAACTGCTGCAGCTGCAAGACGAGAGTGGCCAGGCATCCAGGCGAGGGTTGGAACCGGCGCGGGGAAACGGCGGCAAGGAGCTGACTCCCGGCGGGGGCAGCGACGACCCGGGGCCGGGCGGCAACAATGTGTTTGAGCTCCAGGTGGCCGATACCCCGGACGGGGGCAAACAACCTCAACTGATCGTCAAGGGGGCTTTGGACAGGGAGCTGCGCGACTCCTACGAGCTGAGGCTGCGGGCGAGTGACGGCGGGCGGTCCCCTCGCTCCTCCAGTGCCCTGCTGAGGGTGCTCATCTCGGACGTGAATGACAACAGCCCTCGCTTCGAGCGGCAGCTCTACGAGGCCAGGCTGCCAGAGAACAGCCCGGCGGGCAGCCGCATCTTACAGTTGCGAGCTGGCGATCCGGACACTGGGGTGAACGGTCAGGTGGAGTACGCTTTCGGCGGGGCGAGCGAAGCGGCTCGGCGGCTGCTGCGTTTGGACGAGAACAGCGGCTGGTTGAGTGTGCTGCGCCGGATCGACCGCGAGGAGGTGAGCCAGCTCCGCTTCGGCGTCCTGGCTCGCGACCGGGGCCAACCCCCCCGCACGGACCGGGCCACCGTGCTGCTGGCCATCGGCGACCAGAATGACAATGCGCCGCTCGTTGACATCCGCAAAATCGGGCGCATCGTGGTGCGCGACGGCGCCGCCAGCGTGGCCGAGGACGTGCTGGTGGACACACCGGTGGCTCTGGTGCAAGTGTCGGACCGCGACCAGGGCGAGAATGGCGCCGTGACCTGCACAGTGGTCGGAGACGTGCCATTCCAGCTGAGGCCGGCCAGTGAGACCGACACCGaccagcagcagcaacaacagcaacaGCAGCCGAGGAAGAAGAAGTACTTCCTGCACACTTCGGCCCCGCTGGACTACGAGTCGGTAAGGGAATATTCTGTAGTAATCGTGGCCGTGGACTCGGGCAGTCCCAGCTTGTCCAGCAACAACTCCCTGCTGGTTAGAGTGGCGGACGTCAACGACAACCCACCCATCTTCCCGCGGGCCGTCTACCGGCTGTCCATCCCTGAGAATAACCTGCCCGGTGACCTGGTCGCCGCTGTGGTGGCCACTGACGCCGACGACGGCAAGAACGCTGAATTAGGCTACTCGCTGGATGCGGCGGCCGCCGGCGTTTTCTCTATCGACCCGGTCAAGGGTGCCATTCGAGCCAACCTGGTGCTCGACCGGGAACAGACGGAGCGGTACGAGTTCCGAGTGATGGCTCGGGACCGCGGCACCCCCTCCCTGCAGGGCAGCGCCACCGtggtggtccaggtgcaggacaCTAATGATAACGAGCCGCGCTTCATGCAGGACCTCTTCACTTTCTACGTGAAGGAGAACTTGCCGCCCAACAGCCCGGTTGGCATGGTGACTGTAATGGACGCCGACCAGGGCAAGAACGCCGAGATGAGTCTCTTCATTGAAGAGGACAATAATGTGTTCTCCATAGACAACGACACCGGTACCATCTACTCCACCATCTCCTTCGACAGGGAACAGCAGACCACCTACTCTTTCAAAGTGAAGGCCGTGGATGGAGGAGAGCCCCCGAAATCCTCCACAGCTATGATATCGCTGTATGTCATGGATGATAATGACAATCCGCCCACCATCACTTTCCCCAAGAACGCATCTTACACCCTGCTGCCTCCCTCCAGTAACTTAAGGACAGTTGTGGCCACAGTTCTGGCCACAGACAGTGACACTGGCATTAACGCTGACCTCAACTATAGCATTGTTGGAGGAAACCCCTTTAAACTTTTTGAGATTGATTCTGCCAGTGGAGTCATCTCCTTGGTGGGGAAGCTAACCCAGAAGCACTATGGGTTGCACCGGTTAGTGGTGCAGGTTAATGACAGTGGCCAGCCTTCCCAATACACCACTGCAATGGTTCATGTGTTTGTGAATGAGAGTGTCTCCAATGCTACCATAGTGGAGGCTCAGATAGCAAGGAGTCTCCGCACTTCCCTGAAACAAGATATTGCAGGTGACCCAAATTATGAGATGAGCAAACAAAGACTCAGCATTGTTATTGGAGTTGTTGCTGGTGTCATGACAGTGATCTTAATCATCTTGGTTGTGGTTTTGGCAAGATATTGTAGACCAAAAAAAAGCAAGAATGGATACGAGGCTGGCAAAAAAGATCCTGAAGACTTTTTCACACCCCAACAGCATGACAAGTCTAAGAAACCCAAAAAGGACAAAAAGAACAAAAAGGCCAAACAACCTCTGTACAGTAGCATTGTGACTGTGGAAGCATCAAAACCAAATGGACAGAGATATGACAGTGTGCATGAGAAGCTTACAGAGAGTCCTGGCATGGGATGTTATCACTCCATGAATGGTGGACCAGGGAGTCCTGATCTCGGAAGGCATTACAAATCCAGCTCTCCATTGCCAACAGTTCAGCttcacccccaatcacctactgCAGGGAAGAAACATCAGGCAGTGCAAGAACTCCCACCGGCCAATACTTTCGTAGGCACAGGAGATAACATCTCAATTGAATCAGATCATTGCTCGGAATACAGCTGTCAGACCAATAACAAGTACAGCAAGCAG